Below is a window of Watersipora subatra chromosome 11, tzWatSuba1.1, whole genome shotgun sequence DNA.
TCAAATGATTCAATAATTGGAAACgtcaaaagaaaattatgaacttcagaattggaagaaatcaatcatagaaactgcgtcaacaccagatggagaacatGTCAAAAGGaagtcgaagcaattaaacctaccaaccaccatcatcaaaaagccaccagagaaacattagagacgagttaaatgagttacatacagatctgccactcctgtcaaacatgacctagataccaggagtaagtcacgagctccaccctacacGCCGACATCACGTGCACTAACTGAAAACTTACGCAAATAGTATATCTTCATacgcctgacagaaagcattgaaccttactactcaacctacacccacaggctaaccattccacatgccagacatctataaaagagaacagctccaatgactcagcatctCTATCTCCATCTCTAACTCCATCTTTCTCTCTTCCTGAAGACCTCCTTGGACGCTCTcccctctgcctgctgaggagctGCTCTCTCTCTTCTGCCTATGGAGCCTCGTTTTCCTTCATCAGCTGAGCCTCTTCTACACCACTATCTCAACTACCTACCTTTCTTCATATAAGGACTGCCAAGACTCTCGTCTGACTATCGAAACTCGCAGCTGCATGGACCGAGCCAAGCAAACACggacgaccgttcgagtaaggatgtaacgttcattagctattttaaccttttgtcattaatattattgtttagaatttggTTAGTTGCGTATTtcaattgtttgacttatagaataaagaagtaacttttactggtaaatatcagtattgcttataatagcttaacaccttcacttgtacctgaaccagtaataatcaaattagttctcacaagctaagcaaaagtgcacaaactaaacatagtcaaatagaataatatgacaagcaagttcaacactgatgttgtgtgtgaattcggattagttatgcataacacttctccacaaccacacatagcaacattacaatgtactacgtggagagttcttaTTTTCGAGACAagcgtgtaacataaacactgaatctaacttatacaaatttatttcactaaacacatacttgaaagtGTACTATACCTGGTAGTGCGTTGCAGTATAGCTGATTGTAGCCGGAGCGTCGGTCAAGGCACGTCCTTCTCGGTCGCTAGCAGATCAGAGAGAGCGAGCTGGAGCGTCTTGAATCGTCCCCCGCTGCGTCACACTTCCGGGACTACCACACCTCCCTCTTAAGCTCTTTTCCAATCCAGTGTTAGTGAAGGTGCAACCACACCTAAAACCGACAATCCAAACACGGGTGCAGTATCACGAGTTGAGTAGTGCATGGAGTTACATTATTAGTAtattttttttcatcatttatgAGCTGTCACTCTCATGAAACTGAAGGAAAAACAAAAGGTCTTTCTTGGTACATTTAACTAATTAGCTGTCCTATcagcaatataattaaaatcTAATGGAGACCACTCCATTTAGCATTATTCAGCATCACGACTTCCCTAAGCTCCCTCACCCACTGCCTCACAATTTCTCGGGTTGGGTGAAGGCCATCCTTCAAAAACCTAAGCCGAAAGCGATAATAACCTCTATTTCTCATGCTAAAAAAACCACACACAAAAGTTATATATTCAGTCTTTTAGGTGCCCTACTTACCCGGCCACTTCTGGTTGTCACCCTCCTGGTCACTGTTGGTGAGGCACGACGGTCACAGGGTTGAACCTCAAATCTTCGTTGACTCTCTTCTGACCATCTCTCCGTTGTACCACTGTCATGACCCGTCAATGGCTCCGGTTCAGCAATTGTCGGCACCTGTCTAGAGTCGGGTACCGCTGGTACCTCTACATCCACCCCTGTGCTGAACTCAGCTTGAACCGCTGGTGCAACCACACCTGACTCTGACTGTGGACTTGAGTTTTCACCACGAGGTGCTACCACACCTGGAACCGATGCTTCTGAATCCCTACAAGGTCTGGTTAAGTGCCGATTTCGCCTCCACAGCCTTTGTGATTGTCCTATGGCTACAACCTCACGCCCCTGTGCTGCCAGAACTCTTGCCCTCACTGGCTCTTTACCTGGGTCTTGTATGGCTACATCTTGTCCAATTGGGACTGATTCTTGTGCCTTAGTCCTGTACCTTCGATTATACTGATACATTTGGTAGTTCCGTTGCAACTTCTGTCTCCAGTAGCCTCACATAGTCGATCTTGCGGCCATTCAAAAATCCCATCGAATTTAGCCCTCTTCCGAACAACAGTTGTGCAGGGGAGTAGCCATTGGCTAATGGTGTGTCTCGATAGGAACAGAGTGCCGCATCAAGACTGACATTCTTGTTCATCAGAGCTTTTACAGTTTGTACCGCCCGCTCAGCCTTACCGTTACTTTGAGGGTACCTAGGTGAACTTGTGACATGCTGTATGTCCCACTTTCTCATGAACCTTTTGAAACTCTCAGAACTAAACTGTGGACTGTTGTCACTCATAACCGAATTTGGTACTCCAATCAGACAGAACAACTTTTGGAGAATTTTAACGATGACTTCTGACGAGGTTGAGTCAACCAACTCATGCACTGTGATAAATCTGCTGAAGTAGTCCACTACTACCAAGTATGACCGAGACTCTTTCTCCATTATGTCCACAGCTAACCTCCACCATGGTCTCTCAGGCAGTTCTGCGCACATCAGCGGTTCTCTGGGCCGTCTACGGAACTCGGCACACTCAGGACACGTTTTAACCAGTTCCCGGATCTCAGTGGTCATTCCTGGCCACCAGACTAGTTCCACAGCCCGACGTATACACTTCGTTTCCCCCTGATGGCCCTTGTGCACTGAGGCTAGTACTGACTGTCTTTCCAGCTCTGGGATGAACACCCTGCTGTTGTAAA
It encodes the following:
- the LOC137407829 gene encoding uncharacterized protein — protein: MRLLKYIAEGWPQYKDVDPTVRSFYTFKDFLSVVQGIVFYNSRVFIPELERQSVLASVHKGHQGETKCIRRAVELVWWPGMTTEIRELVKTCPECAEFRRRPREPLMCAELPERPWWRLAVDIMEKESRSYLVVVDYFSRFITVHELVDSTSSEVIVKILQKLFCLIGVPNSVMSDNSPQFSSESFKRFMRKWDIQHVTSSPRYPQSNGKAERAVQTVKALMNKNVSLDAALCSYRDTPLANGYSPAQLLYRTKAQESVPIGQDVAIQDPGKEPVRARVLAAQGREVVAIGQSQRLWRRNRHLTRPCRDSEASVPGVVAPRGENSSPQSESGVVAPAVQAEFSTGVDVEVPAVPDSRQVPTIAEPEPLTGHDSGTTERWSEESQRRFEVQPCDRRASPTVTRRVTTRSGRAEEREQLLSRQRGERPRRSSGREKDGVRDGDRDAESLELFSFIDVWHVEWLALSPYNNVIFCKLDISKEMRVKEYALRKEVRALRVQNSDVESSIRNNIIQTKNEKGNGLQPGLPTLEWGKE